The Toxorhynchites rutilus septentrionalis strain SRP chromosome 1, ASM2978413v1, whole genome shotgun sequence genome contains the following window.
ATCAAATCCGCTATCATATCTTAGATCGTATGAGCTCAGAGCTAATCCAAGTCATAAAGGACCTACCGCCAGGAAGCTCTATCAGTCGTTCAAGCCAGCATAATGTTTGGTGACAGACTGGTTATCCCGCCAGCCTTTACGGAGGCGAGAACAACAACAAAGTAGCAGACTAAGCAAGGTCTGTCGCTCAACATTTTGCTCGATGAGTGGAAGCTACCAATGCCAACATCAGCATCCCCGTCTGCTCACCACTTGTCAGAAGTGGAAGTCTTCGAACAAACTCAATCCACGGTGATTCGTCCATTATCCCCAACATCAACAAATAGTATCCGATCAGCgacatcttcttcttcatcgCCATCGACGGCAATTGAGTCTGCCGTCTGAGTTGAAAATTCACCTATGGTTCGGATATCTCAGCGATTTTCTCGACTAGGGGTGCTAAAGGTTCTAGGAGGGAAATGGCAATGCCAGAGAGGATCTACCACTTGGGCTCGCCAGTGACAGCTTCGACTGTTACTTGGATCAACGTTACAATAAAACAATAGAGCGGAGAGCAGTCGTTTCCGGGTAGATGAAGCACACTATGTGTTTTACTTCATCTATGTCTTTCGACACTACAAAAGGTACGCGCTTCTATGAAGTTTAATAATGTTTaatgattaaagggtgtgtcacatcaaattgcatcacggaaaaaacgctgtaaaaatcgcccagtagaccgatccttttgaaaattttagacagtaaaataaaaactattaaacaacttttggcattttctttttattcatacttcgagcccaagcccgtatgttcgcaccttcctcttaaccccgtccataaggttctgtacaacgtcaggttgtagttttttttgaacagaaatccattttctcttgaagtccacctccgatttgacaacttttgggttcttccggagggcctgcttcataatcgcccaatatttctctattgggcgaagctccggcgcgttgggcgggttcatttcctttggcacgaaggtgaccccgttggtttcgtaccattccaacacgtcctttgaatagtggcacgaagcgagatccggccagaagatggtcgggccctcgtgctgcttcaatagtggtagtaagcgcttctgtaggcactccttaatgtaaacctgcccgtttaccgtgccggtcatcacgaagggggcgctccgctttccgcgagagcagatcgcttgccacaccatgtactttttggcaaacttggatagtttctgcttgcgaatctcctccggaacgctgaatttgtcctctgcggagaagaacaacaggcccggcagctgacgaaagtccgctttgacgtaggtttcgtcgtccattaccagacaatgcggcttcgtcagcatttcggtgtacagcttccgggctcgcgtcttccccaccatgttttgcctttcgtcgcggttaggagccttctgaaccttgtatgtacgcaggccctcccgctgcttggtccgctggacgaatgaacttgacaaattcagcttattggcgacatcccggaccgaacttctcggatcacgtttaaactgcttaactacgcgcttgtgatctttttcactgacggagcatccatttttgccgttcttcaccttccggtcgatggttaggttctcgaagtatcgttttagtactttgctgaccgtggattggacgattcccagcattataccgatgtcccgatgtgacaactccggattctcgaaatgagtgcgcaggattaattcacgacgctctttttcgttcgacgacatttttccaattttacgaaaaattgacagtgaagcatgaccaacgtgatctatacactcttatctgattataagcgaaagctgaagaaataattcctaaaaattaaatttctacatcgttttttccgtgatgcaatttgatgtgaattgcatcacggaagaatattttttgtcaaaattataGTTCCTTTTATTGTTAGTCACCTGGTGAATGACAACACAAAACATTCAAAACTATTTGAAACTGCCTTCGGGAGTGTTAATCTGATAGAGTATCTTTCTTTCCCGCCAACTTCAAGCTTCAATTCGCATTGAGGGCATACAACTTTGTGCTCAGAAATTGGGAAGCGACAATGACAATAAAGAATTTTCAGGTGAAAAGAACACactttttgaaataaatttgagaatgatttttttcggaatcaaattagtattctatgtaaatgaatAACTATTTCTGCAAGTAGCGAAAAAGTCATGTGCGAAAATTGTGTATAAAGAAGATTTGATATTAggctggggaaaaagttatccattattttgggtgacattcaaaatctttcataatatgcttcggattgtccgatttgggttaaatatgcaccgttttattgtaaaatttgttaccGTTCTAAAGGTAACTTCATAATGCTTCTCTTATAGAAGTGTTGGCCCTTATTGGAGAAAACTCTAGCAACAGTTTTTATCAATCTTCTCTCGATCCCAAtctcttatcactcaggaaggttttcaatgcgagaaaaaggttgTAATCACTccgtactaaagggtgtgtcacatcaaattgcatcacggaaaaaacgctgtagaaatttaatttttaggaattatttcttcagctttcgcttataatcagataagagtgtatagatcacgttggtcatgcttcactgtcaatttttcgtaaaattggaaaaatgtcgtcgaacgaaaaagagcgtcgtgaattaatcctgcgcactcatttcgagaatccggagttgtcacatcgggacatcggtataatgctgggaatcgtccaatccacggtcagcaaagtactaaaacgatacttcgagaacctaaccatcaaccggaaggtgaagaacggcgaaaatggatgctccgtcagtgaaaaagatcacaagcgcgtagttaagcagtttagacgtgatccgagaagttcggtccgggatgtcgccaataagctgaatttgtcaagttcattcgtccagcggaccaagcagcgggagggcctgcgtacatacaaggttcagaagactcctaaccgcgacgaaaggcaaaacatgctggggaagacgcgagcccggaagctgtacaccgaaatgctgacgaagccgcattgcctggtaatggacgacgaaacctacgtcaaagcggactttcgtcagctgccgggcctgttgttcttctccgcagaggacaaattcagcgttccggaggagattcgcaagcagaaactatccaagtttgccaaaaagtacatggtgtggcaagcgatctgctcttgcggaaagcggagcgcccccttcgtgatgaccggcacggtaaacgggcaggtttaccttaaggagtgcctacagaagcgcttactaccactattgaagcagcacgagggcccgaccatcttctggccggatctcgcttcgtgccactattcaaaggacgtgttggagtggtacgaagccaacggggtcaccttcgtgccaaaggaaatgaatccgcccaacgcgccggagcttcgcccaatagagaaatattgggcgattatgaagcaggccctccggaagaacccaaaagttgtgaaatcggaggcggacttcaagagaaaatggatttctgttcaaaaaaaaactacaacctgacgttgtacagaaccttatggacggggtaaagaggcaggtgcgagcatacaggcttgggctcgaagtatgaataaaaagaaaatgccaaaagttgtttaatagtttttattttactgtctaaaattttcaaaaggattggtctactgggcgaatttctacagcgttttttccgtgatgcaatttgttgtgacacaccctttatatggtgGGTGCATTAAATCATCCCAATAATACTCCCGGAGTTGTGTggctttgcgttgtcctgacggaacacaacacctcctcTGTTGGTTGTTTGACTCTTCAAATAATTATATAACGCAAAGTAACAACTTTTATTGAAATTCTAGCAatcaatctgatagagaatagtttggttCCCAAGCTCGAATGTCGCCACGAGACGTCAACACTGTATATTTTCATCGCGGATAAATGAAGATAGTGTATCTCCAATAACGCGAATCGCTTTCAAATAGAAACAAAAGTCTTTTATAAGTGTGGACCGGAGAACTTTTcacaaataattttcattctgatgaagtaaaaaatacaaaataaggaaaaatcAGGAGCATTTCAGTAATCAGCCAAATTTGAGCGTTTGTGAGAATATCAGGGTAAGTGCGAAaattctgggaaatcctgaaaaatcaggaaagttGGCATCTCTGTTAATGACTCAGATTTTGCTATGTTCGAATTAATCGAAAATTTCACGGAAAGCCACTTCGATTTATTGATTTGTATCACTCATTACATTTTTAAACTTATAATAGCTGTGACAAATTGGCACGTTTTCTATGACAAAGCAAACAAGCCAACAAAAATTATGACGCTTCATACTTTCTTGTTCATTTAGTCTTACTTTTTCTTGTAACAGATCAAATGGAGCACAGCCTCAGCGCACTGTTCCGAAGCACAAACGAGAAACTCTGAATTTCGGCATGCTCTGTGGAAATGACTGATAAGCTGCAGAAACGAATTTGCGCATAAGGTTCGTAATGATGTTGGAACAATGCGCTTCAAATCTAGATCTTCAATATTTATGATCAATGTGAAAACCATCGAAGCAAATTACTTTTCAAGTTATTGTAAAActtgtttattttttgtgaGTGAATTGTTATCTGTTCACTCTCTCGTTGTTTGAGGGTATTTGATTTGATCGCGAAGCTTCTCTGAATCGTTGCAGCGACAAAAATATTGCAAGCATGTCACACGAACAGACTAATCGGATGAAAACTTCAAATATGAGAGGGTTATTCTGAACTGGTTTACTGGATTGGATTCTAGagcaaaataaaattaatgagCTCTGAATGATACTGAAACCTGAAAAATTTATAACGATATTTTTAATGTGGTTCATTATCGTTTGCTTTTTCTCTACAGAACCAGATTTCACTTtcaagaaaaacttttttcaaatgtcaGTGGCAACGTTCAGTTTCGATTTGAAACAAGATCAATTTATTCGATATGCTATTAATATTATCCATCAAACATATGGTTgtttagaaaataaaacaataataaaTGAAGTGTATTCCATCTGCTACAAAAGCTTTCGCCCATCCATCTTTCTGAATTTAATTATGTCATCtcaatatatttgaaaatatgtacaCAAGCATTTAAATACGTTTGATTTATTATAAATAGACCTTAATAATAGTTATCCATTTGAAGTATTTCTACAACAGTCTTCATAAAATAGAAGGATAATAATTAATGTTTTGACTTGACTGTGTGTTTGTACCAGTTTTCGCTGCAATAAAAAAGAATGTTGTTAAAACGCTCACTGCTTCATTTCTCGAGAGTTATTTCTCACCATCCTGGAACACTTTCCGGCTCCTCACATCGCTGTGTATTTTTGTTATACACCATACCCGCATGACAGGCTCCTTGCCGGGGTTCAACCCCATTCAGGCAAATGTAAAATTTGGTACAATCCTCAGGATGTGGAAAGTTGGGGTGCGTAACCATTTGACCGTTACTATTGATCTGCTTGAAATCGGCGGGGCATTGGAAGCCATCCTTTAGTTTTTCTGCGTTGAGAAAGAAATATTTGTAAAAATAATGTTGaacaaaaaagatgtttcttaCTATTAGCATTGCTTCTGCAATTCGTTCGACCGGCTGTTTCCGCCCAGTTGCAAGTACCGGTGGCAGAATCGAAGTGTAACCCAGCTGCGCATGTCATCTCAGTCTCACGTCCTTCCACACAACTGTAAAAAATGGTACAGTTTGTGGGATCTGGATGGGGAAAGAATCCATTCTGTCGCAAACAAACGCCAGATGGTTTTGGTGGTTCTGTAAACGGGGTTTAAATTTTCGCTTATTATCTATGTCAGAAAATGCGATTTGATGTCAACACTTACGCAGCTCCTTGCGGTCGCTACAGTCGACATTTGAGGGTAGATCACACTTTTTGTGGCTCTTCCTTCTGGTACTAAAAACTAACCCGTCGGGACAAAGTTTTTCCGAAGCATGTCCATCTTTACATTCGTAGTACTTGTCGCACTGATAGGAATCTTTGAATACCCCGTTATCTTTTGGACAAACGAACTTTGAATATCCATTGCTATTCGCAGCATCTGGAATGAACAATTCATTAATATTCTAATGCCTCGAGAATTATGCAGCCCATGTCACTCACAGCCACAAACGACAAGTATAGCGACCAGTAAAATGGATTTGTGCATGCTGCTGGACTGCACTTTCTCTTTCACTTCCGTATCACGTGTTTGAACTGCACAGCTTCAATCAAATCACCGCACTATTGTATGAGATTGATGAGTCTTTTATTTTTATCCATTTGGGGGTACCCCTTCCTCCTCGATAAAATGGAGACAAAGGAGACTGTATCAAATTCGGATGTAATTGGTGGTAGCCACGATTtccatagaaattattttgaatcGATTGCAACAGCATACTCGTGGAGCACATGTGTGTACTGCTGGATGAGACGAAATATGTGTTATGTATCTCAACTTATCAACTGTTGAGATTGGATAGGTACGATTCATTTTGATTTGTTCCTAAATTATCAAAAGGTACACTTGATACAATCTTCAGAATTTGTTGATGATAACCTAGTTACacatttcaaaatttcgaattgACAAATGtaagggaaaaaatattttataaaaacattttgttCTCCACAACGAAGAAATCTTTAGATGATGAAGCGACTATGCGAAGTagattatgatttttggaagttttatcgtataatttgtcacattccagatcgAAGCTCTGTTTGACAAATATCATAACATTCATGGTGTCAACATTGAGTCGTGACTTTTCCTTTGCTCACATATTGTCCATATCAGAACAAAACAGACACGGTACTACCGGTAGACATaaaatatagagcaattccacaccAAAACACACAATTTTACGCGACTCTgcgatttttttacgtaggactacgttttacagtaagtttgtcaaaaaataggtcacgattttatgaaataaacttaatgttaataactactttcactacgaatgaattttaatgatgtgcacaccaatcgaattggaaattcttattttcttatttgtttgatgtgttataCATAGTGATTCTCTAATCTCCAAACGGTTTGATTTAACGAAAAATGGTACCATTCCCATTTTCGCATACATTTGTGAGCGTGTTGTCAACATGGCGTAATTTATGCATATGTGAGATATAATATTCATATACCACTGCGAATCGAATGCAGCGCTCGTTCTATAGTATAGGCATCGTGGAGAGAGGAAACATTGCAATGAAA
Protein-coding sequences here:
- the LOC129761331 gene encoding protein obstructor-E-like, whose amino-acid sequence is MHKSILLVAILVVCGYAANSNGYSKFVCPKDNGVFKDSYQCDKYYECKDGHASEKLCPDGLVFSTRRKSHKKCDLPSNVDCSDRKELQPPKPSGVCLRQNGFFPHPDPTNCTIFYSCVEGRETEMTCAAGLHFDSATGTCNWAETAGRTNCRSNANKKLKDGFQCPADFKQINSNGQMVTHPNFPHPEDCTKFYICLNGVEPRQGACHAGMVYNKNTQRCEEPESVPGCENWYKHTVKSKH